A single genomic interval of Amycolatopsis albispora harbors:
- a CDS encoding DUF5130 family protein encodes MGAGELTHGGASTAVDERDLPAGTVVLPTGRISAAKMYEPAGPVGPFNAVQLARLDEALTLATRETGLDFSVYLGELGEDSRAAAERLHASIGEGATDAVLIAVSPGERVVEVVTGERAFHRLPDRGAKLAVMSMVASFKEGDLVGGLVSGLRMMTDQAGPAPKN; translated from the coding sequence GTGGGAGCTGGTGAACTGACCCACGGCGGCGCGAGCACCGCCGTGGACGAGCGTGACCTGCCCGCCGGCACCGTGGTGCTGCCGACCGGCCGCATCAGCGCCGCCAAGATGTACGAGCCCGCTGGTCCGGTTGGCCCATTCAACGCCGTCCAGCTGGCCCGCCTCGACGAGGCGCTCACCCTGGCCACCCGCGAAACGGGCCTGGACTTCAGCGTCTACCTGGGTGAACTGGGCGAGGACAGCCGCGCCGCGGCCGAACGGCTGCACGCCTCCATCGGCGAGGGCGCCACGGACGCGGTGCTGATCGCCGTTTCGCCCGGTGAGCGCGTGGTCGAGGTGGTCACCGGGGAGCGCGCCTTCCACCGCCTGCCCGACCGCGGGGCCAAGCTCGCGGTGATGAGCATGGTCGCCTCCTTCAAGGAGGGCGACCTGGTCGGTGGCCTGGTCAGCGGCCTGCGCATGATGACCGACCAGGCGGGCCCGGCGCCCAAGAACTAG
- the pepN gene encoding aminopeptidase N has translation MPAPNLTRDQAQQRAGLLEVESYDIELDLTDGRGGPGEKIFDSKTTVRFSSARPGEGSWVDIVAEQVRSATLNGNKLAIENYREEDGIALPELAASNELVVEADCRYMNTGEGLHRFVDPVDEGVYLYTQFETADAKRMFACFDQPDLKSVYRLTVIAPRDWKVVSNALVESTEDTPEGAVRTVFATSERISTYLVALIAGPYAEWRDTYTDEHGEIPLGIYCRASLAEHMDAERLFTETKQGFGFYHEKFGTTYPFSKYDQLFVPEFNAGAMENAGAVTFLEDYVFRSRVTRYAYERRAETLLHEMAHMWFGDLVTMRWWDDLWLNESFATFASVLAQAEATEYTNAWTSFANIEKSWAYRQDQLPSTHPIAADIVDLHAVEVNFDGITYAKGASVLKQLVAYVGQDNFLAGLRLYFGKHAWGNATLADLLAALEEASGRDLSWWSAEWLETTGLNSLTPRFEVDGDGRFSSFEVVQSGAKPGAGELRTHRIAVGVYDEDEAGRITRSKRVELDVTGERTAVPDLVGVPAGKLVLVNDDDLTYCTMRLDSGSLVTLIDRIADITDPLPRTLCWSAAWEMTREAELKARDFVTLVSRGVHAESEVGVVQRLLLQAQTALNSYAEPEWAMSQGWPAFTGKLLELAKSAQPGSDHQLAFVNSLAGGVLDETALTAVAGWLDGSAPLEGLTVDTDLRWRLLQALVAHGKAGDDEIDAELARDNTATGRRQAEGSRALRPTPEAKADAWQRAVFDDELPNAVSNALIGGFSHPGQKALLGAYVEKYFAQIDEVWQRRSSERAQPTVMGLFPSWAVVRSTVEAADAWLAGDHPAALRRLVSEGRAGIVRALAAREFDQQA, from the coding sequence GACGGCCGCGGCGGACCGGGCGAGAAGATCTTCGACTCGAAGACCACCGTCCGGTTCTCCAGCGCCCGGCCCGGCGAGGGCTCCTGGGTCGACATCGTCGCCGAGCAGGTGCGCTCGGCCACGCTCAACGGCAACAAGCTCGCGATCGAGAACTACCGCGAGGAGGACGGCATCGCGCTGCCCGAGCTGGCCGCCTCGAACGAGCTGGTGGTGGAGGCCGACTGCCGCTACATGAACACCGGCGAGGGCCTGCACCGGTTCGTCGACCCGGTCGACGAGGGCGTCTACCTCTACACGCAGTTCGAGACCGCCGACGCCAAGCGCATGTTCGCCTGCTTCGACCAGCCGGACCTGAAGTCGGTCTACCGGCTCACCGTGATCGCGCCGCGCGACTGGAAGGTCGTCTCGAACGCGCTGGTGGAGTCCACCGAGGACACCCCGGAGGGCGCGGTCCGCACCGTGTTCGCCACCTCCGAGCGGATCTCCACCTACCTGGTCGCGCTGATCGCCGGCCCGTACGCCGAATGGCGCGACACCTACACCGACGAGCACGGCGAGATCCCGCTGGGCATCTACTGCCGCGCCTCGCTCGCCGAGCACATGGACGCCGAGCGCCTGTTCACCGAGACCAAGCAGGGCTTCGGCTTCTACCACGAGAAGTTCGGCACCACCTACCCGTTCAGCAAGTACGACCAGCTCTTCGTGCCCGAGTTCAACGCGGGCGCGATGGAGAACGCCGGCGCGGTCACCTTCCTGGAGGACTACGTCTTCCGCTCGCGCGTGACCCGGTACGCCTACGAGCGCCGCGCCGAAACGCTGCTGCACGAGATGGCGCACATGTGGTTCGGCGACCTGGTCACCATGCGCTGGTGGGACGACCTGTGGCTGAACGAGTCGTTCGCCACCTTCGCCAGCGTGCTCGCCCAGGCCGAAGCCACCGAGTACACCAACGCGTGGACCAGCTTCGCCAACATCGAGAAGTCGTGGGCCTACCGGCAGGACCAGCTGCCCTCCACGCACCCGATCGCCGCGGACATCGTCGACCTGCACGCGGTCGAGGTGAACTTCGACGGCATCACCTACGCCAAGGGCGCCAGCGTGCTCAAGCAGCTGGTCGCCTACGTCGGCCAGGACAACTTCCTCGCCGGGCTGCGCCTGTACTTCGGCAAGCACGCCTGGGGCAACGCGACGCTGGCCGACCTGCTGGCCGCGCTCGAAGAAGCCTCCGGCCGCGACCTGTCGTGGTGGAGCGCCGAATGGCTGGAGACCACCGGGCTCAACTCGCTCACGCCGCGGTTCGAGGTGGACGGCGACGGCCGGTTCAGCTCGTTCGAGGTGGTGCAGTCGGGCGCCAAGCCGGGTGCCGGTGAGCTGCGCACGCACCGCATCGCGGTCGGCGTCTACGACGAGGACGAGGCGGGCCGGATCACCCGGAGCAAGCGCGTCGAGCTGGACGTGACCGGTGAGCGCACCGCCGTGCCGGACCTGGTCGGCGTGCCGGCGGGCAAGCTGGTGCTGGTCAACGACGACGACCTGACCTACTGCACGATGCGGCTGGACAGCGGTTCGCTGGTCACCCTGATCGACCGGATCGCCGACATCACCGACCCGCTGCCCCGCACGCTGTGCTGGTCGGCGGCCTGGGAGATGACCCGCGAGGCCGAGCTGAAGGCCCGCGACTTCGTCACCCTGGTGTCGCGCGGCGTGCACGCCGAGAGCGAGGTCGGCGTGGTGCAGCGGCTGCTGCTCCAGGCGCAGACCGCGCTCAACTCCTACGCGGAGCCGGAGTGGGCGATGTCACAGGGCTGGCCCGCCTTCACCGGCAAGCTGCTCGAGCTGGCGAAGTCGGCGCAGCCGGGTTCGGACCACCAGCTGGCCTTCGTCAACTCGCTCGCCGGTGGGGTGCTGGACGAGACGGCGCTCACCGCGGTGGCAGGCTGGCTCGACGGCTCGGCCCCGCTCGAGGGCCTCACCGTGGACACCGACCTGCGGTGGCGGCTGCTCCAGGCGCTCGTCGCGCACGGCAAGGCCGGTGACGACGAGATCGACGCCGAGCTGGCCCGCGACAACACCGCCACCGGCCGCCGCCAGGCCGAGGGCTCGCGCGCGCTGCGCCCGACGCCCGAGGCGAAGGCGGACGCCTGGCAGCGCGCGGTCTTCGACGACGAGCTGCCCAACGCCGTCAGCAACGCGCTGATCGGCGGGTTCTCGCACCCCGGCCAGAAGGCGCTGCTCGGGGCGTACGTGGAGAAGTACTTCGCGCAGATCGACGAGGTGTGGCAGCGGCGCTCCAGCGAGCGCGCGCAGCCGACCGTGATGGGGCTCTTCCCGTCGTGGGCGGTGGTGCGGAGCACGGTCGAAGCAGCCGACGCCTGGCTCGCCGGTGACCACCCGGCGGCGCTGCGGCGGCTGGTGTCGGAGGGCCGGGCGGGCATCGTGCGCGCACTGGCCGCCCGCGAGTTCGACCAGCAGGCGTAA